A portion of the bacterium genome contains these proteins:
- a CDS encoding GNAT family N-acetyltransferase: MKIIEYIPQLREKWENFVPRTNNGTMYHLQQFLEYHPADRFPAKHLIFEDRGKWLGVLPAADRVRDGKLIHVSHPGASFGGIAVLPSVGVKAAHRMVDLWLDWAKRKGYEGVEFTRVPTIYHAMPEEHVDFALMKKGAFFVKRELTAVLRLGPSKDASFARFRPEARTSTRKAEKLGVTVDLDADIPPFYSILEANLGARHNVRPTHSLEELLDLKSRFPDKIHQMTAFVEGIPVAGVNLWEVNERAVIAFYISHLESAQKYRPLNLLFWEIFCWCIERGFEWFDFGTYTLNMEANFGLAHFKEGFGAKGIFRDTLRLVF, translated from the coding sequence ATGAAAATTATTGAATATATTCCCCAATTACGCGAAAAATGGGAGAATTTTGTTCCGAGAACGAACAACGGTACAATGTATCATTTGCAGCAATTCCTCGAATACCATCCCGCTGACAGGTTTCCAGCGAAACATCTCATTTTCGAGGATCGCGGGAAGTGGCTCGGCGTGTTACCCGCCGCCGACCGTGTCCGTGATGGCAAACTTATCCATGTGAGCCACCCCGGCGCCAGTTTTGGAGGGATAGCGGTTCTTCCGAGTGTTGGAGTCAAAGCCGCGCATCGCATGGTAGATTTATGGTTAGATTGGGCAAAGCGCAAGGGATATGAGGGCGTTGAATTCACCCGCGTTCCCACCATTTATCACGCAATGCCCGAGGAGCATGTGGATTTTGCTTTAATGAAGAAAGGCGCTTTTTTTGTGAAGCGTGAGTTAACTGCCGTGCTTCGTCTTGGCCCATCAAAGGATGCCTCCTTTGCGCGTTTCCGCCCCGAGGCTCGGACCTCTACCCGTAAAGCCGAGAAGCTTGGAGTGACTGTCGATCTCGATGCCGATATCCCGCCTTTTTACTCGATTCTCGAAGCCAACCTCGGCGCCCGTCACAATGTTAGACCCACACATTCTCTCGAAGAACTCCTCGACCTGAAAAGTCGTTTTCCCGATAAAATCCACCAGATGACCGCCTTTGTTGAAGGTATCCCTGTAGCTGGTGTAAATCTGTGGGAAGTTAACGAGCGTGCTGTTATTGCGTTTTATATTAGCCATCTCGAATCGGCGCAAAAATATAGGCCGCTGAATCTGCTATTTTGGGAGATATTCTGTTGGTGCATTGAGCGTGGTTTCGAGTGGTTCGATTTTGGAACTTACACCCTGAATATGGAGGCAAATTTCGGCCTCGCCCATTTTAAAGAGGGCTTTGGAGCGAAGGGCATTTTTAGAGACACGCTGCGTCTGGTTTTTTGA